AACAGCTTCTCAAGCACGCCAGGCTCGCACCGAGGGACCGGGTGAAGGCGGGCTTGATCAGGTGCTCGCTCATGCCGCGTTGGTGCGCGGCGGCTGCCATCACCGCAGCGAGTGACGCGACCCCGTCCAAGCTCGTACCGCATCACAGGCCCACAGGGCCTCAGCGTCTCCGGCCTGCTGACCCGATGGACTACGAGGTCAACCCTGCGATCATGAACCTTATGGCAGAGGCTGCTCGGGACGTGCCGTCATACCGCGACCGTATGGCTGGCTATCGGCGGGTACTCGAGGCGCGTTCAGCAGAAACGATCCCGGAGCGCTTGCGAGGGCTGGCCGACAGCCCGGTCCGCCCGGTTCGGCTGTGGGTGGCTCGGAACCCGAGGACGCCACCGGACGCGCTGGACCGGCTGCTGCACGATTCGGACAGCTGGGTTCAATGGAACGCGTTGCTGCACCTGGACACACCCGGCACTGCCCTGGAGCGTCTCGCCGATGACGAAGCAGCGAAATACGGCAGCCGTACCTTTCACCACCGGAGCCTCGTTGCCCACCACCCAAACGCGTCGATCGAACTACGGCATCGCCTCGTGCGGCAGGGCGCGTGCCGTTGCCCGGACTGGTGCGCTGGCCAAGTCTTCGAGCGGATCAACTCACTCCGCTGACAGTTCCCTGCCGCATTCGCTCATGCCGCAGACGGTGCACGCCGCCGCCAGCTGAAGCCGTCACGCTCCGTGGGCGACCTCAGGTTCCGGTCGATGTCCGGTCCTGCCGATGAGCAGATGTCGACAAGCGGCGGCGTTGATCGAGGGATGTGAGCCATGAGGACTTCCGAAGGTTGAGCGGGGTTCGCGGCTGACGGCGGCTTGGGCGTAGAGGGCTCACAAATGTACCGGCCCGTACCGGCTGGGCCGCCTGACGATAATGCCCGAGTGTCGGTGGTAGTTGGTGGCGTCAGCGTGCGGGAGAAGTGCATTGCGCGCTTTCCTTTATCTGCCGAATCGGGGGGCGCTGTCGCCCAGCCGGCCGTCCCTGATGCCGCTACCAGATGATGATGCCGCCGTGTACCGCCTTGGCTCGCTCCACAGCGTGCCGCACATTGGCCAGGTTATGGAGGATGCGATCCGCGTCGTATCCAGTCGCGGCGGATAGTTGCTCGACGTTCTCTGCCAGGAGTACGCACTCCTGCTCGAAGGCGTCGAGCTGGCCGGGCGGGACCTGGAGATTCCCACGGTTCTCGACCGTGATGTCAGCAAGTTGCGGCAGGAACGTCGCGCCGAGACGCCGAGCGGCTACGGAACCCCACAACTTATGACGAAAGCCTTCAGCTCCTACTCCAGTGCTGGTGCCCGGCGGATCCACGACAACGTCCCGACCGGCGTAGGCGTCGTCGTCCGGTATCCACCGAGATATCGAGGCTCATCCTCACACTCCCGCCATTTCTCGAAGCACGGCTACTGTAAGCGATGACCAGGTGCGCTGGGTGGTCTCCGACCGGAGCACGAGGAGACGGGGAAGCCAGCTCGCGAATTTGCCTGAGGCCGCCTTTGACATGTCCGGATCTGCCACTGTACGGGCGTTCAGTGGGGAAACGCGCGCGGGATACGGGTGGAGATTTCGTTCCGGAACGCCGCGATGCGCCCGATCACCTGACGCCTGCCGATGGTGTTCTCGATACGGTCGAGGTAGAGGCATCGGGCGGCGAGTTTGTCGAGGTCGACGGTGAAGTAGACCGCCATCAGCGGATTGACGAACAACGCGCTGCCGCTGGTACGCCGGGTGAACTGGACATCTCCGAACGCGCCGCTGGTGGCGGCTGCGATCTGTCCGTTGACGATGCTCGGCCGCATCGGGGTGCCGGCCTGGGCGTCGGCGACGGCGTCGCGGTACAGCACCGCCTCCCGGCTCGCGCCAGGTATGGACAACGCGCCGAGGTAACCGCCGCTGCGGTCGAGCGCGGCGATGTTCTCCAGCACCTGAACGTGGTTGACCCCGTCGTAGGCGTCGATGCCGAAGCCGAGACAGGTGACCAGCTTCACCGGGATATCGAGGCCCGCCACGGCGGCGAGGCTGGTGATGTCCTCCACCGGCGTGCCGAGGGTGCTCTCGTCGCCGCGCAGCAGGACGTCGGTGCCACCGTCGACCAGCACCACCGCGTCGATGCCCAGGCGTTCCATCAGGTACCGGTAGGCGTCCCGCAACGGCTGGACACCGAGCGGAGGGAAGGCATACACCGTCGACGGCAGGTCGTGGGCCGCCAGCCATCGGGCCAGGGTGAGCTCGGGGAAGTACCAGTCCGGACTGGTCGAGTCCGGCGTGACCGCTGCGACGTGCTCGGCCGCCCACGAGTCACGGTCCATCAGTTCGAGTTCCGAGAACGACAGGTTCGCCAGGTGCACCCGCACGCCGCTGTGCCACAGCGCGAGGGCCAGCGGCAGACCCGCGTACACGTCGAATCCGCCGCCCGCACCGGCGATCAGGACGCTCCGGGCCGGAGCCAGGGCGGCGAACAGTGGTGGGGTGGCCAACGAGAACATGTCAGATTCCACGGGAGACGCGGCAGGGCTTATCACCGGTCCATGATCAGCGACCGACGCAACCCGCCCGGTGATCCCACCACCGACCGGCTACCGGCTACCGGCTACCGGCTACCGGCTACCGGCCCAGCCGACCAGATCGGCCAGCCCGGTCCGCGACCAGGTCGATGCCGGCACCGAGACCCCAGATAGCCGACGACTATCGCCTGATAGTGAATTTCGTTTTGACCGGCAGCTCTGGCGACAGGATGCTGTATACAACATCCCGCTAGCGAATGGAGCCGACATCATGGCGAAAGTGCTCTGCGTGCTGTACGACGATCCGATCGACGGCTTTCCCACCTCATACGCCCGGGACGACCTGCCCCGCATCGACCACTATCCGGGCGGGCAGTCCACCCCGACCCCGCGGGATGTCGACTTCACCCCCGGACACCTGCTCGGCAGCGTCTCCGGCGAACTCGGGCTGCGCCGCTTCCTGGAGGAGCGCGGACACACTCTGGTCGTCACCTCGGACAAGGACGGCGCCAACTCGGTCTTCGACCGGGAACTGCCCGACGCGGACGTGGTCATCTCGCAGCCGTTCTGGCCGGCGTACCTCAGCCCGGAACGGATTGCGAACGCCCGCAACCTCAAGCTCGCGATAACCGCCGGCATCGGTTCCGACCACGTCGACCTGGACGCCGCGATCGCCGCCGACGTCACCGTCGCCGAGGTGACCTACTGCAACAGCATCAGCGTCGCCGAACACGTCGTCATGATGATCCTCTCGCTGGTCCGCAACTACCTGCCGGCCCACCGCTGGGCGAGCGAGGGCGGCTGGAACATCGCCGACTGCGTCGCCCGGTCGTACGACGTGGAGGGCATGCAGGTCGGCACCGTCGCCGCCGGCCGGATCGGGCTGGCCGTACTGCGCCGACTCAAGCCGTTCGACGTGCGGCTGCACTACACCGACCGGCACCGGCTGCCCCGGGAGCTCGAGGAGGAACTCGGGCTCACCTTCCATCCCAGCGCCGCCGAGATGGTGCCCGAGTGCGACGTGGTGACGATCAACGCGCCGCTGCACCCGGAGACCGAGGGACTGTTCGACGACACACTGATCGGCAGCATGAAGCGCGGCGCGTACCTGGTCAACACCGCCCGGGCGAAGATCTGCGACCGCGACGCGGTGGACCGCGCGCTGCGGAGCGGGCAGCTCGCCGGGTACGCCGGAGACGTCTGGTACCCCCAACCGGCCCCGGCCGACCACCCGTGGCGGACGATGCCCCACCAGGGGATGACCCCGCACATCTCCGGCTCGTCGCTCTCCGCGCAGGCCCGGTACGCCGCCGGCACCCGGGAGATCCTGGAGTCCTGGCTGGACGGTACGCCGATCCGTGACGAGTACCTGATCGTCGACAAGGGCGGGCTGGCCGGCACCGGCTCGCACTCCTACTCGACCGGAAGTTCCACACCCGCAAAATAGCCGAGCAGGTCCCAATTCTGGATCGGAACCCGGGCGGGCCCGGCGAGTGGGGCTCGGACGGGTCCGTCGCACACCGTCGGAGGCACCGCAATGAACCGAACTGACGTCACCGAGCTTATCGTCGCCAGCCGCATTCAAAAGGGGATCAGCTGGGCGAGCATTGCGGAGGCGGTTGGCCTGAGCAAGGAATGGACGACCGCCGCCTGCCTCGGACAGATGACAATTTCCGCAGAGCAGGCGGCGATCGTCGTGAGCCTCCTCGACCTGCCCGATGAGGCGGCCCTCATCCTGCAGACCGTACCGTACAAGGGTTCGCTGCCGACCACCGTGCCGACCGACCCGCTGATCTACCGGTTCTACGAGCTGGTCAACGTGTATGGCACAACCTTCAAGGCACTCATCCATGAGGAATTCGGCGACGGCATCATGAGCGCCATCGACTTCCGGATGAATCTCACTCGGGAGCCGGATCCGGCGGGCGACCGGGTCAAAATCGAATTCAGTGGCAAGTATCTTCCGTACAAGCAGTACTGAACGCACGGCCCCTACGTCCCGGTGGCCGAGGCTCGGGAAAACTCCGTAGACCGTGTCCCCGGCTGGGGTGGCCGATATCCCCTGCGCTGCGCGCGGTGTTCGGCGGTGTCGACAGAGGAGGCATGCGGCCCGGACGCGCCGGGCACCGTGCCGTCAGGAGATCTTGCGGCGGTAGACGACCATCGCGAAGACGTACGCGACGACGAGGATGCCGAGGCACCAGCCGAGCGCGATCCAGATGTCGGTGCCGACCGACTGCTGTGTGAACAGGTCGCGAATGGTGTTGACGATGGCCGTCACCGGCTGGTTCTCGGCGAAGGCGCGCACGGGGCCGGGCATGGTGTCGGTGGGCACGAATGCCGAGCTGATGAACGGCAGGAAGATGAGTGGATAGGAGAACCCGCTCGCGCCGTCCACGGAGTTCGCGGTGAGGCCGGGGATCACGGCGAGCCACGTCAGTGCGAGGGTGAACAGGATCAGGATGCCGGCGACCGCGAGCCAGGCCAGCACTCCCGCTCCCGAGCGGAAGCCCATCAGGAGAGCGACGCCCACGACGACCACGAGCGAGATCAGATTGGCGACCAGCGAGGTCAGCACGTGCGCCCACAGCACGGACGACCGTGCGATCGGCATGGACTGGAATCGCTCGAAGATGCCGCTCTTCATGTCCAGGAAGAGCCGGAACGCGGTGTAGGCGATGCCCGATGCGATCGTGATCAGCAGGATGCCGGGCAGCAGATAGTTCACATATGTGCCCGTCCCCGTGTTGATCGCGCCGCCCAACACGTAGACGAACAGCAGCATCATGGCGATCGGTGTGATCGCGGTCGTGATGATGGTGTCCACGCTGCGGGTGACGTGCGTCAGGGATCGTCCCAGCAGGACGGCGGTATCGCCGAAGAAGTGCTTGGTCATCATGGATCCTCTACTTGTCCGCGTCGACGCTGTGGGCATTGGCGGCGCCGTCCTTGCCGTCGGCCCCGACGATGGCGAAGAAGACGTCCTCGAGGGTCGGCTGCTTCTCGACGTACTCGACCTTCGCGGGCGGAAGCAGTTGCTTGAGCTCGGTGAGGGTGCCGTTGACGATGATCCGACCCTGGTGGAGGATCGCGATCCGGTCGGCGAGTTGTTCGGCTTCGTCCAGATACTGCGTCGTGAGCAGCACCGTCGTACCCTGGCCGGCGAGTTTTCTGACGGCCTGCCACACCTCGATGCGCGCCTGGGGGTCGAGCCCGGTCGTCGGCTCGTCCAGGAAGATCACCGGCGGATTCCCGATGAGGCTCATCGCGATGTCGAGGCGGCGGCGCATGCCACCCGAGTAGGTCGACACCTTCCGCGCGGCCGCCTC
The nucleotide sequence above comes from Plantactinospora soyae. Encoded proteins:
- a CDS encoding DUF1152 domain-containing protein — protein: MFSLATPPLFAALAPARSVLIAGAGGGFDVYAGLPLALALWHSGVRVHLANLSFSELELMDRDSWAAEHVAAVTPDSTSPDWYFPELTLARWLAAHDLPSTVYAFPPLGVQPLRDAYRYLMERLGIDAVVLVDGGTDVLLRGDESTLGTPVEDITSLAAVAGLDIPVKLVTCLGFGIDAYDGVNHVQVLENIAALDRSGGYLGALSIPGASREAVLYRDAVADAQAGTPMRPSIVNGQIAAATSGAFGDVQFTRRTSGSALFVNPLMAVYFTVDLDKLAARCLYLDRIENTIGRRQVIGRIAAFRNEISTRIPRAFPH
- a CDS encoding NAD-dependent formate dehydrogenase; its protein translation is MAKVLCVLYDDPIDGFPTSYARDDLPRIDHYPGGQSTPTPRDVDFTPGHLLGSVSGELGLRRFLEERGHTLVVTSDKDGANSVFDRELPDADVVISQPFWPAYLSPERIANARNLKLAITAGIGSDHVDLDAAIAADVTVAEVTYCNSISVAEHVVMMILSLVRNYLPAHRWASEGGWNIADCVARSYDVEGMQVGTVAAGRIGLAVLRRLKPFDVRLHYTDRHRLPRELEEELGLTFHPSAAEMVPECDVVTINAPLHPETEGLFDDTLIGSMKRGAYLVNTARAKICDRDAVDRALRSGQLAGYAGDVWYPQPAPADHPWRTMPHQGMTPHISGSSLSAQARYAAGTREILESWLDGTPIRDEYLIVDKGGLAGTGSHSYSTGSSTPAK
- the cynS gene encoding cyanase — protein: MNRTDVTELIVASRIQKGISWASIAEAVGLSKEWTTAACLGQMTISAEQAAIVVSLLDLPDEAALILQTVPYKGSLPTTVPTDPLIYRFYELVNVYGTTFKALIHEEFGDGIMSAIDFRMNLTREPDPAGDRVKIEFSGKYLPYKQY
- a CDS encoding ABC transporter permease, producing MTKHFFGDTAVLLGRSLTHVTRSVDTIITTAITPIAMMLLFVYVLGGAINTGTGTYVNYLLPGILLITIASGIAYTAFRLFLDMKSGIFERFQSMPIARSSVLWAHVLTSLVANLISLVVVVGVALLMGFRSGAGVLAWLAVAGILILFTLALTWLAVIPGLTANSVDGASGFSYPLIFLPFISSAFVPTDTMPGPVRAFAENQPVTAIVNTIRDLFTQQSVGTDIWIALGWCLGILVVAYVFAMVVYRRKIS
- a CDS encoding ABC transporter ATP-binding protein encodes the protein MTAPQVPAIRVQGLEKSYKQLHVLRGVDFDVQRGSIFALLGSNGAGKTTVVKILSTLLKADAGTASVNGFDVATQAADVRESFSLTGQFAAVDEILTGRENLLLVARLRHLKNPGTIADALLDRFSLTEAAARKVSTYSGGMRRRLDIAMSLIGNPPVIFLDEPTTGLDPQARIEVWQAVRKLAGQGTTVLLTTQYLDEAEQLADRIAILHQGRIIVNGTLTELKQLLPPAKVEYVEKQPTLEDVFFAIVGADGKDGAANAHSVDADK